From the genome of Papaver somniferum cultivar HN1 chromosome 2, ASM357369v1, whole genome shotgun sequence, one region includes:
- the LOC113351612 gene encoding uncharacterized protein LOC113351612 yields the protein MPTRRDVNGPQPNGEEGEDRRERMEATLDRVVGTLGTLVQVIETQRQGRVNLEKFLKVVGRKEFKGTEESLEAERWSMGIQKEFLALRVEENDKIRFATYLFTGAGDYWWDSIKRVRNVTVWADFETLFFDKYFPETVKAQMRAEFATLTQGDMTISQLDKKFSELECFGDNLVNTPLRRARKLQDALKPAICARLVPCRLTTYDDVLDIALVIEADWIKPQKEREPRDPRRNKKTDPSTHRKRPRTDNPGKVVAPKPCFNCGVVGHYARDCPKSKPPGQLNAISGCYRCGKDDHFIGECPLPAPPRPPTHNQFQNALRPNFQARKPYQPRNNAPPFEPRRQSNVPGKLNHIATVEKRT from the coding sequence ATGCCGACTCGCCGTGATGTCAACGGTCCTCAACCAAATGGAGAAGAAGGAGAGGATAGAAGGGAACGCATGGAAGCTACCCTTGACCGAGTTGTTGGGACACTGGGAACACTGGTACAAGTTATTGAGACCCAACGCCAGGGTAGAGTGAACTTAGAGAAGTTCTTAAAAGTAGTTGGAAGGAAAGAATTTAAGGGGACTGAAGAATCTCTTGAAGCTGAAAGGTGGTCAATGGGGATACAAAAGGAGTTCCTAGCCTTAAGAGTGGAAGAGAATGACAAGATCCGCTTTGCTACGTATCTTTTCACTGGAGCTGGTGATTATTGGTGGGATTCGATAAAACGAGTCCGAAATGTTACAGTTTGGGCAGATTTTGAAACTTTGTTCTTTGACAAGTATTTTCCTGAGACTGTCAAAGCCCAGATGCGTGCTGAATTTGCAACCTTAACTCAGGGAGACATGACGATTTCTCAACTGGACAAGAAGTTCAGTGAATTGGAATGTTTTGGGGATAACTTGGTCAATACGCCGTTACGAAGAGCAAGAAAACTTCAGGATGCACTGAAACCTGCCATCTGTGCTAGGTTAGTACCATGTCGCCTCACTACTTATGATGATGTTCTTGATATTGCATTAGTTATAGAAGCAGATTGGATCAAACCACAAAAGGAAAGGGAGCCGAGAGATCCCAGGAGGAACAAGAAGACGGACCCATCGACTCATCGAAAGCGTCCGCGTACAGATAACCCTGGGAAAGTCGTTGCACCAAAACCTTGTTTTAACTGTGGAGTTGTGGGTCACTACGCGAGGGATTGTCCTAAATCAAAGCCACCTGGACAACTAAATGCAATCTCGGGGTGTTATCGTTGTGGGAAGGATGATCACTTTATAGGGGAATGTCCTTTACCTGCACCACCTAGGCCTCCAACTCATAATCAGTTTCAGAATGCTCTAAGGCCGAATTTCCAAGCACGAAAGCCATACCAGCCGCGAAACAATGCACCACCCTTCGAGCCAAGGCGTCAGTCAAATGTTCCTGGGAAGCTGAACCATATTGCTACTGTTGAGAAGAGGACATAA
- the LOC113348390 gene encoding 1-phosphatidylinositol-3-phosphate 5-kinase FAB1A-like, giving the protein MNLFHTGNNNSIVVKGVVCKKNVSNRRMTSKIEKPRFLILGGALEYQRVSNHLSSFDTLLQQETNHLKMAVAKIVAHHPNVLLVEISSRFTQEYLFEKNISCSQYQEAFVRARVARCTGAQIVPSIDHLSTQKPGYCEAFHVEKFLEAHGSAGQGGKKLVKTLMFFEGSLKPFGCTVQ; this is encoded by the exons tattgttgttaaaggagTTGTTTGCAAGAAGAATGTTTCCAACCGGCGGATGACTTCAAAAATTGAGAAGCCTCGTTTTCTTATCCTTGGCGGAGCTCTTGAGTATCAACGGGTGTCTAATCATTTATCAAGTTTTGATACTCTACTGCAGCAG GAAACAAATCATTTGAAGATGGCAGTAGCAAAGATAGTTGCTCATCATCCCAATGTCTTACTGGTAGAAATCAGTTCACGTTTCACTCAAGAATACCTCTTTGAAAAAAACATCTCTTGTTCTCAATACCAAGAGGCCTTTGTTAGAGCACGTGTGGCACGCTGCACAGGTGCACAAATAGTTCCTTCCATTGATCATCTTTCCACTCAAAAGCCGGGTTATTGTGAAGCATTCCACGTGGAGAAGTTCCTTGAAGCACATGGGAGCGCTGGGCAGGGAGGAAAGAAATTGGTGAAGACACTTATGTTTTTTGAAGGGAGCCTCAAGCCATTTGGTTGTACT GTTCAATAA